A genomic window from Chitinophaga pollutisoli includes:
- a CDS encoding RagB/SusD family nutrient uptake outer membrane protein — translation MKRYILIFATAFSCSAMLGGCQKGFLDQVPDDRLTVEDIFKFRNTTENFLNNVYSAIPDEAAQRFVTTRNSGPWTGASDEADYNYSFVTSNNLNLGAWGATDGFVRTYWRNYYQAIRNASFFMANVEKCQELGPQLIAQYRAEARALRAMYYFYLIRTYGPVVLLGDSPIPLDAPNDQLQLPRNTMDECVKYISDELDAAANDLPSKPSTEGNYGRITRGIALAFKIEALMLNASPLFNGNADYAALKSKNGVNLISQTYDPAKWALAATAARNFINEFVPATYNLYRETTNGLPDPYLSCRNVVLTEWGASSNANQEWIFARPAADISMMQFERTPLHIGNINESTGGGALGATQQMVDAFFMNNGLPIADPASGYQLSGYSNFTAPGDVAARSTYNQWVNREPRFYVNITYDGSRWLNTNGGQIITGTQASGNSGRNASASDFSPTGYIVRKNMITGPWQTSNRSCVLLRLAQVYLNYAEALQESEPGHADVIKYLNLIRERAGIPQYGANPGQIPVPADLKAAIRQERRVELAFENVRYFDTRRWKIAETTDNGEFKGLNIVGNGADFLKVVTFETRTFAKRHYLFPIPQNEININKALVQNTGW, via the coding sequence ATGAAACGATATATATTGATATTTGCCACCGCATTCAGTTGCAGCGCGATGTTAGGCGGTTGTCAGAAAGGCTTCCTGGACCAGGTGCCCGACGACCGGCTTACGGTGGAAGACATCTTCAAGTTCCGGAATACTACGGAAAATTTCCTGAACAACGTTTACAGCGCCATACCCGACGAAGCGGCGCAGCGCTTCGTGACTACGCGGAACTCCGGTCCCTGGACCGGCGCGTCTGACGAGGCCGATTACAATTACTCCTTCGTTACCAGCAACAATCTCAACCTGGGGGCCTGGGGCGCAACGGACGGGTTCGTGCGCACATATTGGCGAAACTATTACCAGGCCATCCGCAATGCCAGCTTCTTTATGGCCAACGTGGAGAAGTGCCAGGAGCTGGGCCCGCAGCTGATTGCGCAATACCGTGCCGAAGCAAGGGCGCTCCGGGCGATGTATTACTTCTACCTGATCCGTACCTACGGGCCGGTGGTACTGCTCGGCGATTCGCCCATTCCGCTGGACGCGCCTAACGACCAGCTCCAGCTGCCGCGTAATACGATGGATGAATGCGTGAAATATATTTCCGATGAACTGGATGCGGCGGCCAACGACCTGCCGTCGAAACCCTCTACCGAAGGCAATTACGGACGTATTACCCGCGGCATTGCATTGGCATTTAAAATTGAAGCGCTGATGCTCAACGCCAGCCCGCTTTTTAATGGCAATGCAGACTACGCGGCGCTGAAAAGCAAAAACGGCGTGAATCTGATCAGCCAAACCTACGATCCCGCCAAGTGGGCCCTCGCAGCAACGGCCGCCAGGAATTTCATCAATGAATTCGTTCCCGCAACTTATAACCTCTACCGCGAAACCACCAACGGTTTGCCTGATCCTTACCTGTCGTGCCGCAATGTGGTGCTAACGGAATGGGGCGCCAGTTCCAACGCCAACCAGGAATGGATTTTCGCGCGGCCAGCGGCGGATATCAGTATGATGCAATTTGAGCGCACGCCGTTGCACATCGGCAATATTAACGAATCCACCGGCGGTGGTGCTTTAGGCGCCACCCAGCAAATGGTAGATGCATTTTTCATGAACAATGGCCTTCCGATTGCTGACCCCGCCAGCGGGTACCAGTTGTCCGGTTACTCGAACTTCACCGCGCCGGGAGATGTAGCCGCAAGAAGCACTTATAACCAATGGGTGAACCGTGAGCCCCGCTTCTACGTGAATATTACTTATGACGGAAGCCGCTGGCTCAATACCAACGGCGGCCAGATTATCACTGGCACTCAGGCTTCTGGCAACTCCGGGCGCAACGCCTCCGCTTCCGACTTTAGCCCCACCGGTTATATCGTCCGTAAGAACATGATCACCGGCCCCTGGCAAACCAGCAACCGATCCTGCGTACTGCTGCGCCTGGCACAGGTGTACCTCAACTACGCCGAAGCACTGCAGGAGTCTGAGCCCGGGCATGCGGATGTCATCAAATACCTCAACCTGATCCGCGAAAGGGCTGGTATCCCGCAGTACGGCGCAAATCCGGGCCAGATACCGGTGCCTGCCGACCTGAAAGCCGCCATCAGGCAGGAGCGCAGGGTGGAGCTGGCATTCGAAAACGTGCGCTATTTCGATACGCGCCGCTGGAAAATCGCAGAGACGACCGATAACGGAGAATTCAAGGGGCTTAATATCGTCGGAAATGGTGCAGACTTCCTGAAAGTCGTAACCTTCGAGACACGCACTTTCGCCAAAAGGCACTATCTCTTCCCCATCCCGCAAAACGAAATCAATATCAACAAAGCGCTGGTGCAAAACACCGGGTGGTAA
- a CDS encoding TonB-dependent receptor, producing MIMKKWCHGMKGRLPAGLFISLCLLLMPLWPLMAQSSGEITISGIVRDRLDKPVEAVTVRVSNNPSALAITDGSGRYTVKANKQSALEFSHVSFKTQVLQVGSSLEINVTLEAAEGNVNEVVVVGFGRQKKISLVGAQSSVNVEELKQPVASITNVLAGRIAGVVGVQRSGEPGRDFSEIWIRGISTFTGTNSAAPLILVDGVERSLNSIDPEDIASFSILKDAAATAVYGVRGANGVVLVKTKGGKAGKTAFVVNYNQGLTTFTQIPEMANGLIYMKLANEALANSGQAPRFSQAYIDNTAKGDDPIVYPNVDWIRALFNDRGNNRRVNVSATGGTDKANYYVSLAYYDENGLLKTDGLEKYNADTRFKKFNFTSNTNLTLTKTTKFELGIQGYITNANYPAVSSSTAFQSAMALSPVIFPIMYPGNKVPGINASGPDGADRNPYADITRRGFQTVFGNQVYTNARVNQDLGFWVPGLTFTTMFSFDTYNSQTITRGKREDTWFVNQNQPYNPDGSLNLFKTWTGENTLGYSRSNGGDRRFYTETALNYAKDFGQHSVSGMLLYNQSDFLNAFAGDLIASIPYRFRGIAGRGTYSYKGRYFGELNFGYNGSENFAPSERYGFFPSYGIGWVVSEEPFFEGASKYIQFLKLRFSDGTVGSGSGGRRFGYQTFVNGSAAGYTFGGPTARVGYNGVAISEYGVDVTWSTARKSDLGVEFKTLNNNLSVVVDLFKERRTGVFLQRGTLSDMVGVISNPFANLGVIENKGIDMTVESLPLKIGATTWNLRGNLTFNRDKVIENDQPDAVHPWMNRRGTNLNATYGLIALGLFTNEHEIETSADQSALGGRPRPGDIRYKDLNGDGVINSYDEAQIGRGTIPAVTYGFGLNVNWKGFSIGAFFQGAGQVDRYISGDGIIPFANGAAADRSNLYAIAEDRWSVDNPNPDAFYPRLGWGAANNNNNRASSWWVKDVSYLRLKTAELTYTLPASLLERFSVKNTRIYLQGYNLLTFSKFKLWDPELGTSNGAMYPNVTTVSAGIQMNL from the coding sequence ATGATCATGAAAAAATGGTGCCATGGTATGAAAGGGCGGCTCCCTGCCGGCCTGTTCATATCCCTATGTCTATTACTGATGCCGCTTTGGCCGCTGATGGCGCAATCAAGCGGTGAAATTACGATTTCGGGTATTGTGCGCGACCGGTTGGACAAGCCGGTGGAAGCTGTTACCGTGCGGGTTTCCAACAATCCTTCCGCCCTGGCCATTACGGATGGTAGCGGCCGGTATACCGTAAAAGCCAACAAGCAAAGTGCGCTTGAGTTTTCGCATGTAAGTTTTAAAACGCAGGTGCTGCAGGTGGGCAGTTCCCTGGAGATCAACGTAACGCTGGAAGCCGCCGAGGGGAATGTCAATGAAGTGGTGGTAGTCGGTTTCGGGCGGCAGAAAAAGATCAGCCTGGTTGGTGCGCAGTCTTCCGTCAACGTGGAAGAGCTGAAACAGCCCGTTGCCAGTATCACCAACGTGCTGGCCGGCAGGATCGCCGGTGTGGTAGGGGTCCAGCGATCCGGTGAACCGGGCCGGGATTTCTCGGAAATCTGGATCCGCGGCATTTCCACATTTACCGGAACCAACAGTGCCGCACCGCTGATTTTGGTGGATGGGGTGGAAAGAAGCCTCAATAGCATCGACCCTGAAGACATCGCCTCCTTCTCCATTCTGAAAGATGCAGCCGCCACCGCCGTTTACGGCGTGCGCGGCGCAAACGGCGTAGTATTGGTGAAAACCAAAGGCGGCAAGGCCGGTAAAACGGCCTTCGTGGTGAATTACAACCAGGGCCTCACCACTTTCACGCAGATCCCGGAAATGGCCAACGGCCTTATCTATATGAAACTGGCCAACGAAGCGCTCGCCAACAGCGGCCAGGCGCCCCGTTTCTCCCAGGCTTATATAGACAATACGGCCAAAGGAGATGATCCCATCGTATACCCCAATGTAGACTGGATACGCGCCCTGTTCAACGACCGGGGCAACAACCGCCGCGTGAACGTTAGCGCTACAGGTGGTACTGATAAAGCGAATTACTACGTGTCCCTGGCATATTATGATGAAAATGGGCTCCTCAAAACGGACGGACTCGAGAAATATAATGCCGATACCCGCTTCAAGAAATTCAATTTCACGAGCAATACAAACCTGACGCTGACGAAGACTACAAAATTCGAACTGGGTATCCAGGGGTATATCACCAATGCCAATTACCCGGCCGTGAGCTCATCCACGGCTTTCCAGTCGGCCATGGCGCTGTCTCCCGTGATATTTCCGATCATGTACCCCGGCAATAAAGTTCCGGGAATCAATGCCAGCGGTCCTGACGGGGCAGACCGTAACCCCTATGCAGACATTACCCGCCGCGGGTTCCAGACGGTTTTCGGCAACCAGGTGTATACCAATGCCCGGGTGAACCAGGACCTGGGATTCTGGGTGCCCGGCCTCACTTTCACCACCATGTTCTCCTTTGATACTTACAACAGCCAGACCATTACCCGCGGCAAGCGCGAAGATACCTGGTTCGTTAACCAGAACCAGCCCTACAACCCGGACGGATCGCTGAACCTGTTCAAAACCTGGACGGGTGAAAACACCTTGGGTTATAGCCGTTCCAATGGAGGCGACCGCCGGTTTTATACCGAAACGGCGCTTAACTATGCGAAGGACTTCGGCCAGCATTCCGTAAGCGGCATGTTATTGTACAACCAGAGCGATTTCCTGAATGCTTTCGCCGGGGATTTGATCGCATCGATCCCTTACCGTTTCCGTGGTATCGCGGGGAGGGGTACATATTCCTACAAAGGCCGCTACTTCGGAGAATTGAATTTCGGGTATAATGGATCGGAGAACTTCGCTCCCAGTGAACGTTACGGCTTTTTTCCCTCTTACGGCATCGGTTGGGTAGTATCGGAAGAGCCCTTTTTCGAAGGCGCCAGCAAATACATCCAGTTCCTCAAGCTCCGGTTCTCCGATGGTACCGTGGGCTCGGGCAGCGGCGGCCGGCGCTTCGGTTACCAGACTTTCGTAAACGGATCAGCCGCGGGGTATACTTTCGGCGGGCCTACTGCCCGCGTAGGGTATAACGGCGTTGCGATTTCCGAATACGGCGTGGATGTAACCTGGTCCACCGCCCGCAAATCCGACCTGGGAGTGGAATTTAAAACGCTCAACAATAACCTGTCGGTAGTTGTGGACCTTTTCAAGGAGCGCAGGACCGGGGTATTCCTACAGCGCGGCACCCTCAGCGATATGGTGGGTGTGATCAGCAATCCTTTCGCCAACCTCGGGGTGATCGAAAACAAAGGGATTGATATGACGGTGGAAAGCCTGCCGCTGAAGATCGGCGCCACTACCTGGAACCTCCGCGGCAACCTGACGTTTAACCGTGATAAAGTTATCGAAAACGACCAGCCGGACGCAGTCCATCCCTGGATGAATCGTCGTGGCACGAACCTCAACGCCACCTACGGGCTCATCGCCCTCGGCCTGTTCACCAACGAACATGAGATCGAAACCAGTGCCGACCAGAGCGCGTTGGGAGGGAGGCCGAGACCTGGTGATATCCGGTACAAAGACCTCAACGGCGACGGCGTCATCAACAGCTACGACGAGGCGCAAATCGGCCGGGGGACGATTCCTGCAGTTACGTACGGCTTCGGGCTCAACGTGAACTGGAAAGGGTTTTCCATCGGCGCATTTTTCCAGGGCGCGGGACAGGTTGACCGTTACATTTCCGGTGATGGGATCATTCCCTTCGCCAACGGTGCCGCTGCGGACAGGAGCAATCTTTACGCCATCGCGGAAGATCGCTGGAGCGTGGATAATCCCAATCCGGACGCATTTTATCCGCGGCTGGGCTGGGGCGCGGCGAACAATAACAACAACCGGGCAAGCAGCTGGTGGGTGAAGGATGTTTCCTACCTCCGCCTGAAAACCGCCGAGTTGACATACACGCTTCCCGCATCGCTGCTCGAACGGTTTTCGGTGAAGAACACACGCATTTACCTGCAAGGCTACAATTTGCTCACTTTCAGCAAATTCAAGCTTTGGGACCCGGAGCTGGGCACGTCCAACGGCGCCATGTACCCGAACGTCACAACGGTTTCGGCCGGTATTCAAATGAACCTGTAG